From one Salmo salar chromosome ssa09, Ssal_v3.1, whole genome shotgun sequence genomic stretch:
- the apln gene encoding apelin, giving the protein MNVKILTLVIVLLVSLLCSASAGPIMASTEHGKALEEAGAVRRLVQQNPGRGGQSHRPAGWKRRRPRPRLSHKGPMPF; this is encoded by the exons ATGAATGTGAAGATCCTGACGCTGGTGATTGTGCTCTtggtgtctctgctgtgttctgccAGTGCTG GTCCCATCATGGCCTCCACGGAGCATGGCAAAGCACTAGAAGAGGCGGGCGCCGTGAGAAGGCTGGTCCAGCAGAACCCCGGCAGGGGTGGCCAGAGCCACAGACCGGCCGGCTGGAAGAGGAGACGCCCACGACCCCGTCTCTCCCATAAGGGGCCCATGCCATTCTAG